One Bartonella tribocorum CIP 105476 genomic window carries:
- the recN gene encoding DNA repair protein RecN, translated as MLIQLSIHNIVLIETLDIHFTAGLTVLTGETGAGKSILLDALSLALGGRGDASLVRHGTDRGQVTAVFDVPISHPARQLIRENGFDDEGDIILRRVQSSDGRSRVFINDQVASVSLMRSVGRLLVEIHGQHDDRALVDVAIHRQLLDAFGGLEDEVENLRQCYRVWHECEERLQKQRLKVENATREMDYLRACVEELEKLDFQVGEEEALSLRRADMLKLEKIATDIKEADDLLSGQKSPIPMLSNLVRRLERKIPEAEELIAPVVKSIDEALCALATAQEGIEAAMRALDFEPDELERIEERLFTLRGFARKYQVSADELVQLRDKMDAELTDFEEAQNTLTRFEDEAEQAKKNYDTLAEVLTIKRRETAKHLSESVMAELPALKLEKAEFIVEMQTDVERRSAEGCDRIEYWVRTNPGTCAGPMLSVASGGELSRFLLALKVVLSDRGSAPTLIFDEIDTGAGGAVAAAIGQRLQRLSEKIQVFAITHAPQVASKAHSHFLISKIESHDKGRFATAIHKMEKQERAEEIARMLAGEQITDEARAAAQKLLA; from the coding sequence ATGCTGATACAGCTTTCGATTCATAATATTGTTTTGATCGAAACGCTCGATATTCATTTTACGGCGGGGTTGACGGTTTTAACTGGAGAAACAGGGGCGGGAAAATCTATTCTCCTTGATGCTTTGTCTCTTGCTCTTGGAGGACGGGGGGATGCTTCGCTTGTGCGTCATGGTACTGACCGGGGGCAGGTTACGGCTGTTTTTGATGTCCCTATTTCACATCCTGCACGTCAGCTTATTCGTGAGAATGGTTTTGATGATGAGGGCGATATTATTTTACGGCGTGTGCAATCGAGTGATGGTCGTAGTCGTGTTTTTATCAATGATCAGGTGGCAAGTGTTTCCTTAATGCGGAGTGTTGGCCGTCTTCTGGTTGAAATCCATGGACAGCATGATGATCGTGCGCTTGTTGATGTTGCTATACATCGCCAATTACTAGATGCTTTTGGTGGGCTTGAAGATGAAGTCGAAAATTTGCGCCAGTGTTATCGGGTATGGCATGAATGTGAAGAGCGTTTGCAAAAACAGCGTCTTAAAGTGGAAAATGCAACGCGCGAGATGGATTATCTGCGTGCGTGTGTGGAAGAACTTGAAAAGCTTGATTTTCAAGTTGGTGAAGAGGAGGCTCTCTCTCTTCGTCGCGCAGATATGCTAAAATTAGAAAAAATAGCGACGGATATTAAAGAAGCGGATGATCTTTTAAGTGGTCAAAAATCGCCCATTCCAATGCTTTCTAATTTGGTAAGGCGCTTAGAGCGGAAAATTCCTGAGGCAGAGGAGCTCATTGCACCAGTGGTGAAATCTATTGATGAGGCATTGTGTGCACTTGCAACAGCACAGGAGGGAATTGAGGCGGCAATGCGGGCATTGGATTTTGAACCTGATGAATTGGAACGGATAGAAGAACGCCTTTTTACGCTTCGCGGTTTTGCTCGTAAATATCAGGTCTCTGCCGATGAATTGGTCCAGTTGCGCGATAAAATGGATGCTGAACTTACGGATTTTGAAGAGGCTCAGAACACGTTAACACGTTTTGAAGATGAGGCAGAGCAGGCAAAAAAAAATTATGATACATTGGCAGAAGTCTTAACAATAAAGCGTCGGGAAACAGCAAAGCATTTATCTGAAAGTGTTATGGCTGAGTTGCCGGCGTTGAAATTAGAAAAGGCAGAATTTATTGTTGAAATGCAGACTGATGTTGAAAGGCGAAGTGCGGAGGGGTGTGATCGTATTGAATATTGGGTTCGAACAAATCCTGGAACATGTGCTGGTCCTATGCTGAGTGTGGCTTCTGGCGGTGAGTTGTCTCGTTTTTTACTCGCATTAAAGGTTGTGTTATCTGATCGTGGATCTGCTCCTACACTGATTTTTGATGAAATTGATACAGGCGCTGGGGGCGCTGTTGCAGCGGCTATTGGGCAACGGTTGCAACGTTTGTCGGAAAAGATTCAGGTTTTTGCTATTACCCATGCACCACAAGTCGCGTCAAAGGCGCATAGTCATTTTCTTATTTCAAAGATTGAGAGTCATGATAAAGGGCGCTTTGCTACGGCTATCCATAAAATGGAAAAGCAGGAGCGTGCAGAAGAAATTGCCCGTATGTTGGCAGGAGAACAGATTACTGATGAAGCGCGGGCTGCTGCTCAAAAGCTTTTGGCATGA
- a CDS encoding outer membrane protein assembly factor BamD produces MKKSHVYIRNMAYRKSNIVRKILGVMLLGSTCMLAGCLFKEKNTLDPSAYVLKIDPPDVLYNQGLASLESGRLADAAKKFLKIEKQYAYTDWGRKSLVMGAFTNYRLGKYDDSISMAQRYITLYPGSTDSAYAYYIIGLSSFRRIPDVTRDQRDTKRAIAAMQLLIERYPNSEYVKDAKDKIRFGREQLAGKEMQIGRYYEEGRRYLAASRRFRTVVEEYSDTNQIEEALFRLTEVNLALGLTAEAQTAAAILGRNYPQSEWYKFSYNLLQKNKIVPQEHKTSWISHALGGDKKRAR; encoded by the coding sequence ATGAAAAAATCTCATGTGTACATTAGAAATATGGCATATAGAAAATCTAATATTGTACGCAAAATATTGGGGGTGATGCTTTTGGGAAGTACTTGTATGTTAGCAGGATGTCTCTTTAAAGAGAAAAATACCCTTGATCCATCTGCTTATGTTTTGAAAATAGATCCACCAGATGTTCTCTATAATCAGGGGCTTGCCAGCCTTGAGAGTGGGCGTCTTGCAGATGCAGCGAAAAAATTTTTGAAGATTGAAAAACAGTACGCTTATACAGACTGGGGACGTAAATCTTTAGTCATGGGTGCTTTTACAAATTATCGGCTTGGAAAGTATGATGATTCAATTAGTATGGCTCAACGCTATATTACGCTTTATCCAGGGTCTACTGACTCGGCTTATGCGTACTATATTATTGGTCTTTCTTCTTTCCGTCGGATTCCTGATGTTACGCGTGATCAACGTGATACGAAACGTGCTATTGCTGCGATGCAGCTCCTTATAGAGCGTTATCCGAATTCTGAATATGTCAAGGATGCTAAGGATAAAATACGTTTCGGGCGTGAACAGCTGGCTGGTAAAGAAATGCAGATTGGCCGTTATTATGAAGAGGGGCGGCGCTATCTTGCTGCAAGTAGACGGTTTCGTACTGTCGTTGAAGAGTATTCCGATACAAATCAAATTGAAGAGGCGCTTTTCCGTTTAACAGAAGTTAATCTTGCTCTTGGTTTAACGGCGGAAGCACAGACGGCAGCCGCTATTTTAGGACGTAATTATCCCCAAAGTGAGTGGTATAAATTTTCTTATAATCTCTTGCAGAAGAATAAAATAGTACCACAGGAGCACAAAACTTCTTGGATCTCACATGCTTTAGGTGGTGATAAGAAGAGGGCACGTTGA
- the lpxC gene encoding UDP-3-O-acyl-N-acetylglucosamine deacetylase has protein sequence MMNLLPKYQSTLKKAVTFKGIGVHSGCLSVVKVCPADVGCGIIFKRCGLDGTEKIFQAHVSQTGETELSTMLGDGELRVETIEHLMAAIAAYNLDNLVIEVSHNEIPILDGSAWQYCQAFEDAGFVQQNALRSYFIIKKPLRVEGAHGFAEFLPFDGRRFDVTISFPSAAIGKQHFSFDFTTRGFRDDLSRARTFGFIKDVEKLRLSGKARGASLENSLVIGLNDKILNPDGPYWENEFVRHKMLDAIGDTALLGGPFIGLFRSYCSGHRINAQLVRAVLADESYYEKNSLEKE, from the coding sequence ATGATGAACTTGCTACCAAAATATCAGTCTACTCTTAAAAAAGCAGTGACATTTAAGGGGATTGGCGTTCACAGTGGCTGTTTGTCAGTGGTAAAGGTTTGTCCCGCTGATGTTGGGTGTGGTATTATTTTTAAGCGTTGTGGATTAGATGGAACAGAGAAAATATTTCAGGCCCATGTATCGCAAACGGGAGAAACCGAGTTATCAACCATGCTTGGAGATGGAGAGCTAAGGGTTGAAACAATTGAACATTTGATGGCAGCTATTGCGGCTTATAATTTGGACAATCTTGTTATTGAAGTGTCGCATAATGAGATCCCTATTTTGGATGGTTCAGCATGGCAATATTGCCAAGCTTTTGAAGATGCTGGCTTTGTCCAGCAGAATGCATTGCGTTCCTATTTCATTATAAAAAAGCCGTTGCGGGTTGAAGGAGCGCATGGTTTTGCAGAGTTTTTGCCATTTGATGGGCGTCGTTTTGATGTAACGATCTCTTTTCCTTCTGCTGCTATTGGTAAGCAACATTTCAGTTTTGATTTTACTACACGAGGATTTCGAGATGATTTGTCACGTGCGCGCACTTTTGGTTTTATAAAAGACGTGGAAAAATTACGACTTTCTGGAAAGGCGAGAGGTGCTTCTTTGGAAAATTCTCTTGTTATTGGTCTTAATGACAAAATTTTAAATCCCGATGGTCCTTATTGGGAAAATGAGTTTGTTCGGCACAAGATGCTTGATGCGATTGGTGATACTGCTTTGCTCGGAGGCCCTTTTATTGGATTATTTCGTTCTTATTGTAGTGGGCATAGAATTAATGCACAATTGGTGAGAGCGGTTTTGGCAGACGAATCATATTATGAAAAAAACTCTTTAGAGAAAGAATAA
- the ftsZ gene encoding cell division protein FtsZ → MTINLHRPDIAELKPRITVFGVGGGGGNAVNNMINAGLQGVDFVVANTDAQALAMSKAERVIQLGAAVTEGLGAGALPEVGQAAAEECIDEIIDHLADSHMVFITAGMGGGTGTGAAPVVARAAREKGILTVGVVTKPFQFEGARRMKTAEAGIEELQKSVDTLIVIPNQNLFRIANDKTTFADAFAMADQVLYSGVASITDLMIKEGLINLDFADVRSVMHEMGRAMMGTGEASGEGRALAAAEAAIANPLLDDTSMRGARGLLISITGGRDMTLFEVDEAANRIREEVDADANVIFGAIDDESLEGVIRVSVVATGIDREVSDVIQSSQPQLQRSTSSIRKNDPGTPHGSFHVQSSPLRSESMVEVIESLEIEKEKPTGEQFRPKSQIFAQPAEAMMTRSATKTVAYGSNAVQDQISNGPRMQVNRGSQQAMTAPVSMEATAHVLDEMTGIVKQKEKPVQPKQMQQMQTRAPMRMPELKDFPPVAHGQSQRTSVTDQSPRNLWQRLKQSLTHREEAEPEARLEPAVRSSQQQESHVYNKNSQALSQDASVYVPRRSGELHPQVPQDQRTFISEEDQLEIPAFLRRQVN, encoded by the coding sequence ATGACGATTAATCTGCATCGGCCAGATATCGCGGAATTGAAGCCACGCATTACCGTTTTTGGTGTTGGAGGTGGTGGCGGGAATGCCGTGAATAATATGATTAATGCTGGTCTTCAGGGAGTTGACTTTGTTGTTGCAAATACGGATGCACAGGCTTTGGCTATGTCAAAAGCTGAACGTGTTATCCAGCTTGGTGCTGCTGTGACAGAAGGTTTGGGTGCTGGGGCTTTACCAGAAGTTGGACAAGCGGCGGCAGAAGAATGTATTGATGAAATTATCGATCATCTTGCAGACTCTCATATGGTTTTTATTACTGCTGGTATGGGGGGAGGTACTGGAACAGGGGCTGCTCCCGTTGTTGCTCGCGCAGCGCGTGAAAAAGGTATTTTGACTGTTGGTGTTGTGACAAAGCCCTTTCAGTTTGAAGGGGCTCGTCGTATGAAAACGGCAGAGGCTGGTATTGAAGAATTACAAAAGTCTGTCGATACATTGATTGTTATTCCCAATCAAAATCTTTTCCGTATTGCAAATGATAAGACAACATTTGCTGATGCTTTTGCTATGGCTGATCAAGTGCTTTATTCTGGGGTTGCTTCCATTACAGATTTGATGATTAAAGAAGGCTTGATTAACCTCGATTTTGCTGATGTTCGTTCTGTTATGCATGAAATGGGCCGAGCTATGATGGGAACGGGGGAAGCATCTGGTGAAGGGCGTGCTTTGGCTGCTGCTGAAGCTGCTATTGCCAACCCATTGTTGGATGATACCTCTATGCGTGGAGCACGTGGTTTATTGATTTCTATTACGGGGGGGCGTGATATGACTCTCTTCGAGGTGGATGAAGCTGCTAATCGTATTCGTGAAGAAGTGGATGCTGATGCGAATGTGATCTTTGGGGCCATTGATGATGAGTCATTGGAAGGGGTTATTCGTGTATCCGTGGTTGCTACCGGTATTGATCGTGAGGTTAGTGATGTGATTCAGTCTTCTCAGCCTCAGCTTCAAAGATCAACCTCTTCAATACGCAAGAACGATCCTGGAACGCCACACGGTTCTTTTCATGTTCAATCATCACCCTTGCGTTCTGAATCAATGGTAGAAGTTATTGAATCACTTGAAATAGAAAAGGAGAAGCCAACAGGAGAACAGTTTCGTCCCAAAAGTCAAATTTTTGCACAACCTGCAGAAGCAATGATGACACGCAGTGCGACAAAAACTGTTGCCTATGGTTCAAATGCTGTGCAGGATCAGATATCAAATGGTCCACGTATGCAAGTAAATCGAGGTTCTCAACAAGCTATGACGGCTCCTGTGAGCATGGAGGCAACAGCGCATGTTCTTGATGAGATGACCGGGATCGTGAAGCAAAAAGAAAAGCCAGTGCAACCAAAACAAATGCAACAGATGCAAACGCGCGCACCAATGCGTATGCCTGAGTTGAAGGATTTTCCTCCTGTTGCTCATGGACAAAGTCAAAGAACATCTGTGACTGATCAAAGTCCTCGTAATCTTTGGCAGCGTTTGAAACAGAGCTTGACACATCGTGAGGAAGCAGAGCCAGAAGCAAGGTTGGAACCTGCTGTGAGATCGTCACAGCAGCAAGAGTCTCATGTTTACAATAAAAATTCTCAGGCGCTTTCTCAAGATGCTTCTGTTTATGTTCCACGCCGTTCTGGTGAGTTGCATCCTCAGGTGCCACAAGATCAGCGTACTTTTATCAGTGAAGAAGATCAGTTAGAAATACCAGCATTTTTACGTCGTCAGGTAAATTAA
- the ftsA gene encoding cell division protein FtsA, whose amino-acid sequence MLLRSHHVGGRKTRFLTVLDVGSSKIVCLIACLRPLKHTHYLHGRTHSMEILGFGVQRSRGIKSGVVVDMFAAEQSIRLAVDAAEKMAGLVVDSVIVNFSSSRLQSALINGMVRLGGREVTKRDVRMAFADVSRKAFDVERHVMHSVPVSYVLDGDKGISDPVGMAGETFGVDVHVVTAETASLRNLETCINRAHLSVEAMVATPFASGLAVLMNDEAHLGAACIDFGGGTTTFSVFFEGKFVHADALAVGGHHVTLDVARGFSMSLAEAERLKVVYGSAFLTSADERQMINVAEIGGEQRETQYPRAILGRIIRARIEEILEMVRDCLNRSGFGHIIGKRVILTGGASQLTGLPEMARTILGRNVRIGRPLGISRLPSLAKGAAFTSAVGLLIYPQLVGFEEKTMQVAGNHLSMGTRGYFQRVGQWLRESF is encoded by the coding sequence ATGTTGCTCAGATCACATCATGTGGGGGGACGCAAGACACGTTTTTTAACTGTGCTTGATGTCGGCTCAAGTAAGATTGTTTGTCTTATTGCTTGTTTGCGTCCTTTAAAGCATACGCACTATTTACATGGTCGTACACATTCTATGGAAATCCTAGGTTTTGGCGTACAACGTTCACGCGGTATTAAATCTGGTGTAGTGGTAGATATGTTTGCAGCAGAACAATCAATACGCTTGGCTGTTGATGCGGCAGAAAAAATGGCTGGTTTGGTGGTGGATTCAGTAATTGTCAACTTTTCTTCAAGTCGATTACAAAGTGCTCTTATTAATGGCATGGTACGTTTGGGTGGTCGTGAAGTGACTAAGCGTGACGTGCGTATGGCATTTGCAGATGTTTCGCGTAAAGCTTTTGATGTTGAACGTCATGTTATGCACTCAGTTCCAGTCTCTTATGTCTTGGATGGGGATAAAGGAATTTCTGATCCTGTCGGAATGGCAGGGGAAACATTTGGTGTCGATGTGCATGTGGTAACAGCGGAAACAGCCTCTTTGCGTAATTTAGAAACTTGTATTAATCGTGCACATTTGAGTGTTGAAGCAATGGTTGCTACTCCCTTTGCAAGTGGCCTTGCTGTTTTGATGAATGATGAGGCGCATTTGGGGGCAGCATGTATTGATTTTGGTGGTGGAACGACAACATTTTCAGTGTTTTTTGAGGGAAAATTTGTCCATGCGGATGCTCTTGCTGTTGGGGGACATCATGTCACTCTTGATGTTGCGCGTGGATTCTCTATGTCTTTAGCAGAGGCGGAACGCTTAAAAGTTGTTTATGGTTCAGCGTTTTTAACAAGTGCTGATGAGCGGCAAATGATTAATGTAGCGGAAATTGGGGGTGAACAACGTGAAACTCAATATCCTCGCGCGATTCTTGGGCGCATCATTCGTGCACGTATTGAAGAAATTTTAGAAATGGTCCGTGATTGTTTAAATCGTTCTGGTTTTGGTCACATCATTGGCAAGCGTGTTATTTTGACTGGGGGAGCAAGCCAGTTAACAGGATTGCCAGAAATGGCACGTACTATATTAGGAAGAAATGTTCGTATCGGGCGGCCTTTAGGTATTTCGAGGCTTCCTTCTCTTGCAAAAGGGGCGGCGTTTACATCTGCTGTTGGGTTGTTAATTTATCCACAATTGGTGGGTTTTGAAGAAAAAACAATGCAGGTGGCAGGAAATCATTTATCGATGGGCACGCGTGGGTATTTTCAGCGTGTTGGTCAGTGGTTGCGTGAGAGTTTTTAG
- a CDS encoding cell division protein FtsQ/DivIB, with the protein MYALNVNKTNVPMEVLSVPALPRLYRRFLRFMFEFVLVNIHIPRHFGTFSVVWFFFVTAFYGLSSSGQMAVIVNTIISDSGFVVVDVDISGNKRLAKQDILKILELDVAPSIFTFDVERARSILEKQAWVQSANVQKIYPNRMRISIVEREPYAIWQHDSTMDIVDNTGRVIVPFKGENVRDLPLVVGQGAQNAAKGFIQALSFYRPVYDRVRAFVRVGDRRWDLVLDNGMRVMLPENGALERLSSLVSSGTMQDLLSRDILSVDLRLADRITVSLSDETLERYDAGVAEEERILKARKAGNP; encoded by the coding sequence ATGTATGCGTTGAATGTTAATAAAACAAATGTTCCGATGGAGGTGCTTTCAGTGCCGGCTTTACCACGTCTTTATCGTCGTTTTCTTCGGTTTATGTTTGAGTTTGTTTTGGTCAATATTCATATTCCACGTCATTTCGGCACTTTTTCTGTTGTATGGTTTTTCTTTGTTACAGCTTTTTATGGACTTTCATCAAGCGGTCAGATGGCTGTGATCGTGAACACGATCATATCGGATAGTGGTTTTGTGGTCGTTGATGTCGATATAAGCGGTAATAAGCGCTTAGCAAAGCAGGATATTTTGAAAATTTTAGAACTTGATGTTGCGCCCTCTATATTCACTTTTGATGTTGAAAGAGCACGTTCTATTTTGGAAAAACAGGCTTGGGTTCAATCGGCAAATGTTCAGAAGATTTATCCCAATAGAATGCGCATTTCCATCGTGGAGCGTGAACCTTATGCTATTTGGCAACATGATAGCACAATGGATATTGTTGATAATACAGGGCGTGTCATTGTGCCCTTTAAAGGAGAAAACGTTCGGGATTTGCCTCTTGTGGTTGGGCAGGGTGCGCAAAATGCAGCTAAAGGATTTATTCAAGCACTGTCATTCTATCGGCCAGTGTATGATCGTGTTCGTGCTTTTGTGCGGGTGGGTGATCGGCGTTGGGATCTGGTTTTGGATAATGGAATGCGTGTTATGTTGCCTGAAAATGGTGCTCTTGAAAGGCTTTCCTCTCTTGTTTCGTCTGGTACAATGCAAGATCTTTTATCGCGCGATATTCTCAGTGTTGATTTACGTCTTGCTGATCGAATTACTGTTTCTTTATCCGATGAAACGTTAGAGCGTTATGATGCTGGTGTTGCAGAAGAAGAACGTATTTTAAAGGCACGAAAGGCAGGAAACCCATAA
- a CDS encoding D-alanine--D-alanine ligase: protein MKDKHIAVLMGGFSSERSISLSSGAACADVLEEQGYRVSRVDVGAHIASVLEQLQPDIAFNALHGPFGEDGRIQGILEYLKIPYTHSGVMASALAMDKGRAKIIAANAGVCVAPSRIMNRFSIGKTHPMEPPYVIKPVCEGSSFGVVIVQENEAVPPHNIGGSEWGYADEVMVEKYIPGRELTCAVLGNEVLDVCEILPDQHFAFYDYDSKYKTGGSLHICPAKLSLNIYQSVQRMSLAAHQAIGCRGVSRSDFRFDEKTGELVWLEINTQPGMTSTSLLPDIAKASGRTYGDIVQWMVEDASCMR, encoded by the coding sequence ATGAAAGATAAACATATAGCTGTGTTAATGGGAGGTTTTTCTTCTGAACGGTCTATCAGTTTATCTTCAGGGGCGGCTTGTGCTGATGTTCTTGAGGAGCAGGGGTATCGCGTGAGCCGTGTGGACGTTGGCGCTCATATTGCTTCTGTTCTTGAACAGTTGCAGCCCGATATTGCCTTCAATGCATTGCATGGTCCATTTGGTGAGGATGGTCGGATTCAGGGGATTCTTGAATATTTAAAAATTCCTTATACCCATTCTGGTGTGATGGCATCCGCTTTGGCCATGGATAAGGGGCGTGCGAAAATTATTGCTGCAAATGCTGGGGTTTGTGTTGCTCCTTCTCGTATTATGAACCGCTTTTCTATTGGGAAAACGCATCCCATGGAGCCTCCTTATGTGATTAAACCTGTGTGTGAAGGATCAAGTTTTGGTGTTGTTATTGTTCAGGAAAATGAGGCTGTACCACCGCATAATATCGGGGGATCTGAGTGGGGATATGCAGATGAGGTGATGGTTGAAAAATATATTCCTGGTCGTGAATTGACTTGTGCTGTTTTAGGGAATGAAGTGTTGGACGTGTGCGAAATTCTTCCCGATCAACACTTTGCATTTTACGATTATGACTCAAAATATAAAACAGGTGGTTCTCTTCACATTTGTCCTGCAAAACTTTCACTAAATATTTACCAAAGTGTGCAAAGAATGTCTTTAGCAGCCCATCAGGCGATAGGGTGTCGAGGTGTTAGTCGTTCTGATTTTCGTTTTGATGAGAAAACAGGAGAATTGGTTTGGCTTGAAATTAATACGCAACCCGGTATGACATCGACGTCTCTTCTTCCTGATATTGCAAAAGCGAGTGGCCGTACTTACGGCGATATTGTTCAATGGATGGTGGAGGACGCATCATGTATGCGTTGA
- the murB gene encoding UDP-N-acetylmuramate dehydrogenase, with amino-acid sequence MINFQHIDGEALLAQLQPLLGNIRGKLTPNVEMRKVTWFRTGGLAELFYQPVDEEDLALFLHNLPECVPVTIVGIGSNLLVRDGGVPGVVIRLSPKNFGQVQQVSSKGFLVGAGTADKHLAAAALKAEIAGFHFYHGIPGGLGGALKMNAGANGVETAARVVEVYALDRKGQRHILSLKDMHYSYRHCDIPEDFIFTAALLEGEPGNKDAIRAAMDEVALHRETVQPIREKTGGSTFKNPKDTSAWRVIDEAGCRGLQIGGAQMSEMHCNFMINTGQATGYDLEALGETVRARVFAHSAHLLQWEIERIGQFEQGRSVASFDPFH; translated from the coding sequence ATGATAAATTTTCAGCACATTGATGGTGAGGCGCTATTGGCGCAATTGCAACCGCTGTTGGGTAATATCAGAGGCAAGCTTACCCCTAATGTTGAGATGCGTAAGGTAACATGGTTTCGCACGGGTGGGTTGGCAGAGCTTTTTTATCAGCCTGTTGATGAAGAAGATTTGGCTCTCTTTCTTCACAATTTGCCTGAATGTGTTCCTGTAACAATTGTCGGTATCGGCTCTAATCTTCTGGTGCGTGATGGGGGCGTTCCTGGGGTTGTGATTCGTCTTTCACCAAAAAATTTTGGGCAAGTGCAGCAAGTTTCTTCAAAAGGCTTTTTAGTTGGCGCTGGTACGGCGGATAAACATTTAGCTGCTGCCGCGTTAAAGGCAGAAATTGCGGGGTTTCATTTTTATCATGGTATTCCTGGTGGTCTTGGCGGCGCTCTTAAAATGAATGCGGGTGCGAATGGTGTTGAAACCGCAGCGCGTGTTGTTGAAGTCTATGCGTTGGATCGTAAAGGACAACGTCATATCTTGAGTTTGAAAGATATGCATTATTCCTATCGCCATTGTGATATTCCTGAAGATTTTATTTTTACGGCAGCTTTATTGGAAGGAGAACCCGGTAATAAAGATGCCATTCGTGCTGCTATGGATGAAGTTGCTCTCCACAGAGAAACAGTGCAACCTATTCGCGAAAAGACAGGGGGATCAACTTTCAAAAATCCTAAAGATACATCCGCGTGGCGCGTGATTGATGAAGCAGGGTGTCGTGGTTTACAGATTGGTGGCGCTCAAATGAGTGAAATGCACTGTAATTTTATGATTAATACAGGGCAAGCAACAGGATATGATCTTGAAGCTTTGGGAGAAACAGTGCGGGCGCGTGTTTTTGCGCATTCAGCTCATCTTTTACAATGGGAAATAGAGCGTATCGGTCAATTTGAACAAGGTCGAAGTGTCGCTTCTTTTGATCCATTTCATTGA
- the murC gene encoding UDP-N-acetylmuramate--L-alanine ligase translates to MKMPLDIGVIHFIGIGGIGMSGIAEVFYNLGYKVQGSDQVESANVERLRRKGINVHIGHYAENLGNAEVVVFSTAVKKTNPEYIAAKERHLPLVRRAEMLAELMRFRRAIAVGGTHGKTTTTSMVAALLDAGHFDPVVINGGIINAYGTNSRTGEGDWMIVEADESDGTFLKLPADIAVVTNIDAEHLDHYGSFDAVRTAFRQFVENVPFYGFAVLCVDHPEVQSLAGRIDDRWVITYGANPQADVRFLNLSRDGQKTHFDVLVRSRKTGRKIELKNLLLPMAGQHNVANATAAIAIAHELGISNELIKKGLAEFGGVKRRFTRTGSWRGIEIFDDYGHHPVEIKAVLRAARESAKGRVIAIAQPHRYSRLYHLFDDFAACFNDADTVLITPVYAAGEEPIVGFGSQELVEHIKMAGHRDVRLIHDLEDVVSLVSKFAQAEDYVVFLGAGNITQWACALPHRLSGLDGYDKFSAH, encoded by the coding sequence ATGAAAATGCCACTTGATATAGGTGTTATCCATTTTATTGGAATTGGGGGGATTGGTATGAGTGGAATTGCGGAGGTTTTTTATAATCTCGGCTATAAAGTTCAAGGGTCCGATCAAGTTGAGAGTGCCAATGTTGAACGTTTGCGGAGAAAAGGAATTAATGTTCATATCGGTCATTATGCTGAAAATTTAGGAAATGCAGAGGTTGTTGTTTTTTCTACTGCCGTTAAAAAAACAAATCCTGAGTATATTGCTGCAAAAGAAAGACATTTGCCGCTTGTTAGACGTGCAGAAATGTTGGCAGAGCTGATGCGCTTTCGGCGTGCAATTGCCGTAGGGGGGACACATGGTAAAACAACGACCACATCAATGGTCGCAGCACTTCTTGATGCTGGTCATTTTGATCCGGTGGTGATTAATGGTGGTATTATTAATGCTTATGGTACGAATTCTCGTACAGGAGAGGGAGATTGGATGATTGTTGAAGCTGATGAAAGTGATGGTACATTTTTAAAGCTTCCTGCTGATATTGCTGTTGTGACCAATATTGATGCTGAGCATTTGGATCATTATGGGAGCTTTGATGCTGTTCGCACAGCTTTTCGGCAATTCGTGGAAAATGTTCCTTTTTATGGTTTTGCTGTTTTGTGCGTTGATCATCCAGAGGTTCAGTCATTGGCGGGTCGTATTGATGACCGTTGGGTGATTACTTATGGTGCAAATCCACAAGCGGATGTTCGTTTTCTTAATCTTTCGAGAGATGGTCAAAAAACGCATTTTGATGTTCTTGTTCGTTCACGCAAGACAGGAAGAAAGATTGAGTTGAAAAATTTGCTTTTACCCATGGCAGGACAGCATAATGTTGCCAATGCAACAGCAGCGATAGCTATTGCGCATGAACTTGGCATTTCAAATGAATTGATCAAGAAGGGCTTAGCGGAATTTGGTGGCGTAAAACGGCGTTTTACGCGAACAGGAAGTTGGCGTGGTATTGAAATATTTGATGATTATGGACATCACCCTGTTGAAATAAAGGCTGTTTTGCGTGCGGCACGTGAGAGTGCAAAAGGGCGTGTCATTGCAATTGCACAACCTCATCGTTATTCGCGTTTGTATCATTTATTTGATGATTTTGCTGCTTGTTTTAATGATGCAGATACAGTGTTGATTACTCCTGTTTATGCGGCTGGTGAAGAGCCTATTGTAGGGTTTGGTTCGCAAGAATTGGTAGAGCATATAAAAATGGCTGGTCATCGTGATGTGCGCTTGATACACGATCTGGAAGATGTTGTGTCTCTTGTCTCAAAATTTGCTCAGGCAGAGGATTATGTTGTTTTTCTTGGTGCTGGCAATATCACACAATGGGCTTGTGCGTTGCCTCATCGGTTGTCGGGACTTGATGGTTATGATAAATTTTCAGCACATTGA